From Helicobacter sp. MIT 21-1697, a single genomic window includes:
- the gatA gene encoding Asp-tRNA(Asn)/Glu-tRNA(Gln) amidotransferase subunit GatA → MITLKEALNKSENELKEIKTLLRQRVKENIELNAYIGEINESGSGVPILIKDNINVKGWEITCASKILKGYISPYNASVITKLHENKMCAFGRANMDEFAMGSTTESSCYGRVKNPLDTSRVPGGSSGGSAAAVAAGLAIASLGSDTGGSIRQPAGFCGCVGLKPSYGRVSRYGLIAYSSSLDQIGPITQNVEDAALLLDAISGYDKQDSTSANLPPLSTFKNLDPNARYKIAILKDFLKDATPQIQEAYNHTIKMLESMGHTIVEKSMLDTRYHISAYYIICTAEASSNLARFDGIRYGTRSESKNLKDVYLNTRSAYFGEEVKRRILLGSFVLSSGYYDAYYLKAQQVRKKICADYESIFNECDSILLPIAPSVAPKFGSTHSPLEMYLSDIYTIGVNLAGLPALCMPVSKDKNGLSIGMQFIGAKFKEQNILNIAYGLEKEINN, encoded by the coding sequence ATGATAACACTCAAAGAAGCCCTAAACAAATCCGAAAATGAACTCAAAGAGATAAAAACCCTCTTGCGCCAACGTGTCAAAGAAAACATAGAACTCAATGCCTATATCGGTGAAATTAATGAGAGTGGAAGTGGTGTGCCAATCCTCATAAAAGACAATATTAATGTCAAAGGTTGGGAAATCACTTGCGCAAGCAAAATCTTAAAAGGCTACATTTCTCCTTATAATGCAAGTGTTATCACAAAATTACACGAAAACAAAATGTGTGCTTTCGGGCGTGCGAATATGGACGAATTTGCAATGGGAAGCACAACAGAATCTAGTTGTTATGGGAGAGTGAAAAATCCCCTTGATACTTCGCGTGTGCCCGGTGGAAGCAGTGGAGGAAGTGCTGCTGCTGTGGCAGCTGGGCTTGCTATTGCCTCACTTGGAAGTGATACAGGAGGCTCAATACGACAACCTGCTGGATTCTGTGGTTGTGTAGGGTTAAAGCCAAGCTATGGGAGAGTAAGTCGCTATGGGCTCATTGCTTATAGCTCAAGTTTAGACCAAATCGGACCTATTACGCAAAATGTGGAAGATGCCGCACTTTTGCTTGATGCCATAAGTGGATATGACAAACAAGATTCTACAAGTGCAAATCTCCCTCCTCTTAGTACATTTAAAAACCTTGACCCAAATGCGCGCTACAAGATTGCTATATTAAAGGATTTTCTTAAAGACGCTACGCCCCAAATACAAGAAGCCTATAATCATACAATTAAAATGTTAGAATCTATGGGGCATACCATTGTTGAAAAATCTATGCTTGATACACGCTATCATATCTCGGCATATTATATTATCTGCACCGCAGAGGCTAGCTCTAACCTTGCGCGCTTTGATGGAATCCGCTATGGCACAAGAAGTGAATCAAAAAATCTCAAAGATGTATATCTTAATACGCGTAGTGCATATTTTGGCGAAGAAGTAAAGCGGCGTATTCTGCTTGGAAGCTTTGTTCTGAGTAGTGGCTATTATGATGCGTATTATCTCAAAGCACAACAAGTGCGAAAGAAAATCTGTGCAGATTATGAATCTATTTTTAATGAGTGCGATAGTATTCTCTTGCCTATTGCTCCAAGTGTAGCTCCCAAGTTTGGCTCAACGCATTCACCTTTAGAGATGTATTTAAGCGATATTTATACTATTGGTGTCAATTTGGCAGGATTGCCCGCCCTGTGTATGCCTGTGAGCAAAGATAAAAATGGTTTAAGCATTGGTATGCAGTTTATTGGCGCAAAATTCAAAGAACAGAATATTCTCAATATTGCCTATGGACTA
- the aroC gene encoding chorismate synthase: MNTFGKSFRVSTFGESHGEGIGCVIDGVPAGLRIDEHFIASMMARRAPGRNQYATQRKESDKVQILSGVFEGLSTGTPIGMWIANNGTKSSDYANIKDIFRPGHADYTYFKKYGIRDYRGGGRSSARESAARVAAGAVAQMLLREFGISVQSGICSIGNIAGKQYDFAYALESEIYALDKECEDEQKTLIENVKREHDSIGGSALIRVDGLPVGLGEPLYHRLDGALAEALMGLNAVKAVEIGDGISSCAQQGSEHNDEMDKNGFKSNHSGGILGGISNGNTLLVKAHFKPTPSIFIPQATLDIHSQEQTCHIKGRHDPCVAVRGSVVAQAMVALVLADMLLLHATSQLCFLKKIYE, encoded by the coding sequence ATGAATACTTTTGGTAAATCATTTCGTGTAAGCACTTTTGGAGAATCTCACGGCGAGGGGATTGGTTGTGTCATTGATGGAGTGCCTGCAGGATTGCGTATAGATGAGCATTTTATAGCATCTATGATGGCAAGGCGCGCACCCGGACGCAATCAATACGCAACCCAGCGCAAAGAATCTGATAAAGTGCAGATTCTAAGTGGCGTATTTGAAGGATTAAGCACAGGCACACCTATTGGTATGTGGATAGCAAATAATGGAACAAAAAGCAGTGATTATGCCAATATTAAAGATATTTTTCGTCCCGGACACGCTGATTATACATATTTCAAAAAGTATGGTATCCGAGATTATCGCGGTGGTGGGAGAAGTTCAGCAAGAGAGAGTGCAGCAAGGGTAGCAGCTGGAGCTGTGGCACAAATGCTCTTGCGTGAATTTGGTATAAGTGTTCAAAGCGGTATATGCTCAATCGGCAATATTGCAGGGAAGCAATATGATTTTGCATACGCACTTGAAAGTGAAATCTATGCACTTGATAAAGAATGTGAAGATGAGCAAAAGACACTTATTGAAAATGTTAAGAGGGAACACGATAGCATTGGTGGGAGTGCTCTTATTCGCGTAGATGGACTTCCTGTGGGACTAGGTGAGCCACTCTATCATCGTCTTGATGGAGCTTTGGCAGAGGCACTTATGGGACTGAATGCAGTTAAAGCGGTAGAAATAGGCGATGGAATCAGCTCTTGCGCACAACAAGGCAGTGAGCATAACGATGAAATGGATAAAAATGGCTTTAAGAGTAATCATAGTGGTGGTATTCTAGGAGGCATCAGCAATGGCAATACACTGCTTGTCAAAGCACATTTTAAACCCACACCAAGCATCTTTATACCTCAAGCGACACTTGATATACACTCACAAGAGCAAACCTGCCATATCAAAGGGCGACACGACCCTTGTGTAGCAGTGCGCGGGAGTGTAGTTGCTCAAGCTATGGTTGCACTTGTGCTTGCCGATATGCTTTTATTACACGCTACTTCACAGCTTTGTTTTTTAAAAAAGATTTATGAGTAA